Proteins from one Halovivax limisalsi genomic window:
- the glmS gene encoding glutamine--fructose-6-phosphate transaminase (isomerizing): MCGIIGYTGDGDHVMDVLLTGLSGLEYRGYDSAGVAISEPERTAETEPASSRAGVASTPAEPSAVAGDVTVHKREGELAALEDALPDGSVDGAAGIGHTRWSTHGPPSDANAHPHTDCSGHVAVVHNGIIENYEELREELAADGHAFESDTDTEVVPHLLERELARGADPEAAFRTAVSRLAGSYAVAAVVAGDETVYAARHESPLVLGVGGDGHFLASDVPAFIEYTDRVIYLDDGEFATVTPTGVRIADERGNTLETSVETISWDPEDAGKSGYDHYMLKEINEQPEAIRDCLRERVEELSGSVSVSELDDVSLVRGSATDGDSTGRLRPVQFVACGTSYHAALYGARLLRERGVPAQSFLASEYTTDRVPVSAETVAVGVTQSGETADTLRALREANRAGAETIALTNVVGSSAARECDHVTYVRAGPEIGVAATKTFASQQVALAMLAAALTDGGSQALVESLRAIPDGIQRVLDETNARAVAREFVDSDAFFFIGRGYDAPVAMEGALKMKEITYRHAEGFAAGELKHGPLALVTEETPVFATMTDSQSGGDGLSKILGNVREVEARGAPVVAVTDQPEAVGGSADHVLEVPSVGPAFTPILANVQLQLVSYWVANELGRSIDKPRNLAKSVTVE; this comes from the coding sequence ATGTGCGGCATCATCGGCTACACCGGCGACGGCGATCACGTGATGGACGTCCTCCTCACCGGCCTCTCCGGACTGGAGTACCGCGGCTACGACTCCGCCGGCGTCGCCATCAGCGAGCCTGAACGCACAGCTGAGACCGAACCGGCGTCGTCGAGAGCGGGAGTAGCATCGACCCCCGCGGAACCGTCGGCCGTTGCGGGCGACGTCACCGTCCACAAGCGCGAGGGCGAACTCGCCGCGCTCGAGGACGCCCTGCCCGACGGCAGCGTCGATGGGGCGGCCGGCATCGGCCACACGCGATGGTCCACTCACGGCCCGCCGTCGGACGCCAACGCGCACCCCCACACCGACTGCAGCGGCCACGTCGCGGTCGTCCACAACGGGATCATCGAGAACTACGAAGAACTGCGCGAGGAACTCGCGGCCGACGGCCACGCCTTCGAGAGCGACACCGACACCGAGGTCGTCCCGCACCTGCTCGAGCGTGAACTGGCACGCGGGGCAGATCCGGAAGCCGCCTTCCGGACGGCCGTCTCGCGGCTGGCGGGGAGTTACGCCGTCGCCGCGGTCGTCGCGGGCGACGAGACGGTCTACGCCGCCCGCCACGAGTCGCCGCTCGTCCTTGGCGTGGGTGGAGACGGCCACTTCCTCGCGAGCGACGTCCCCGCCTTCATCGAGTACACCGACCGGGTGATCTACCTGGACGACGGCGAGTTCGCGACCGTGACGCCGACGGGCGTTCGAATCGCGGACGAACGCGGGAACACGCTCGAGACGAGCGTCGAGACCATCTCGTGGGATCCCGAGGACGCCGGCAAGAGCGGCTACGACCACTACATGCTGAAGGAGATCAACGAACAGCCCGAGGCGATTCGCGACTGCCTCCGCGAGCGCGTCGAGGAGCTGTCGGGGTCGGTGTCCGTGTCGGAACTCGACGATGTCAGCCTTGTACGGGGATCAGCCACCGACGGCGATTCGACCGGTCGACTCCGGCCCGTCCAGTTCGTCGCCTGCGGCACTTCCTACCACGCGGCGCTCTACGGGGCGCGCCTGCTCCGCGAGCGCGGCGTGCCCGCCCAGTCGTTCCTCGCGAGCGAGTACACCACCGATCGCGTCCCAGTCTCGGCCGAGACGGTCGCCGTCGGCGTCACTCAGAGCGGCGAGACCGCGGACACGCTGCGGGCGCTCCGGGAGGCCAACCGAGCCGGTGCGGAGACGATCGCGCTGACGAACGTCGTCGGCAGTTCCGCCGCCCGCGAGTGCGACCACGTCACGTACGTCCGCGCGGGCCCCGAGATCGGCGTCGCCGCGACGAAGACCTTCGCCAGCCAGCAGGTCGCGCTCGCGATGCTCGCCGCAGCGCTGACCGACGGCGGCTCGCAAGCCCTCGTCGAGTCGCTGCGCGCGATCCCCGACGGCATCCAGCGCGTCCTGGACGAGACCAACGCTCGCGCGGTCGCCCGCGAGTTCGTCGACAGCGACGCCTTCTTCTTCATCGGTCGGGGCTACGACGCGCCCGTCGCGATGGAGGGCGCGCTGAAGATGAAGGAGATCACGTACCGCCACGCGGAGGGCTTCGCGGCGGGCGAGCTGAAACACGGCCCGCTCGCGCTAGTGACCGAGGAAACGCCCGTCTTCGCTACGATGACCGACTCACAGAGTGGCGGTGACGGCCTCTCGAAGATCCTCGGCAACGTCAGGGAGGTCGAGGCCCGCGGCGCGCCCGTCGTCGCCGTGACCGACCAGCCGGAGGCGGTCGGCGGCTCGGCCGATCACGTTCTCGAAGTGCCCTCCGTGGGGCCCGCGTTCACGCCGATCCTCGCGAACGTGCAACTCCAGTTGGTGAGTTACTGGGTGGCGAACGAACTCGGCCGCTCGATCGACAAGCCGCGAAATCTGGCCAAGAGCGTCACGGTGGAGTGA
- a CDS encoding TrmB family transcriptional regulator codes for MTRSDSNALLAELGLKEYEATALDHLLRHGRTTAPTIADATGIPKARVYDVLDSLANSGLIKVIPGRPKEYQPKHPETILDREIENRRQAYETARQELESLRDEFLETFEPAFESASSSVSPTEELFHVVDVGNPSEAETRSLYHDADEAVYVLTKSFEYLDDVAPALESALESGVSVSVIFLHPRHLSESNRAIQAEIVDRFAAAYPEISYRFSERRLPWRGTFADPSMTYESGRAVMLVEDEEVPLHQRQAAITENGAFIAGLLRHFELIWDYDSVEPPVERD; via the coding sequence ATGACTCGCTCCGATTCGAATGCATTACTGGCCGAACTCGGGTTGAAAGAGTACGAGGCCACTGCACTCGATCACCTCCTCAGGCACGGTCGGACGACCGCACCCACGATCGCTGACGCCACCGGCATCCCGAAGGCGAGGGTGTACGACGTCCTCGACTCGCTCGCCAACAGCGGACTCATCAAGGTCATTCCCGGACGGCCGAAGGAATATCAACCGAAACACCCCGAAACGATCCTCGACCGGGAGATCGAGAACCGGCGTCAGGCCTACGAAACGGCGCGCCAAGAACTCGAGTCGCTCCGCGACGAGTTCCTCGAGACGTTCGAACCCGCGTTCGAATCGGCCAGTTCGTCGGTGTCCCCGACCGAGGAGTTGTTCCACGTGGTCGACGTCGGAAACCCGAGCGAGGCGGAGACACGCTCGCTCTATCACGACGCCGACGAGGCGGTCTACGTCCTCACCAAGAGCTTCGAGTACCTCGACGACGTCGCACCGGCCCTCGAGTCAGCGCTGGAGTCGGGGGTCTCGGTTTCCGTGATCTTCCTCCACCCGCGTCACCTCTCCGAGTCGAATCGAGCCATCCAGGCGGAGATCGTCGACCGCTTCGCCGCGGCGTATCCCGAGATCTCCTACCGCTTCAGCGAACGGCGCCTCCCCTGGCGGGGGACGTTCGCCGACCCGAGCATGACCTACGAGTCGGGGCGGGCCGTCATGCTCGTCGAAGACGAAGAGGTACCCCTGCACCAGCGCCAGGCGGCGATCACGGAAAACGGCGCGTTCATCGCCGGATTACTTCGTCATTTCGAGCTGATCTGGGACTACGATAGCGTGGAACCGCCCGTGGAGCGGGACTAG
- a CDS encoding NAD-dependent epimerase/dehydratase family protein, translating to MTILLTGADGYLGWPTALRIADRTDDRVVLVDNLARRRWVEEIGSQSATPVASMDERLDAAREVHGLDNLSFVEGDLADRSFVDELLAVHEPETVVHTAAQPSAPYSQINGERANYTQHNNMQATRNLLWGLEEHDLTDTHFVETTTTGVYGAPEFPIPEGGATMENGGERDEVPFPAMAGSWYHLTKSHDAANMRLAHKQFGIPISDVRTAITYGTETPETAADPRLATRFDFDYYFGVVAHRFAAQAVAGYPMTVYGKGEQRKPFISLEDAVEGLAQLALADPDDRPDDLTVYNQVTRAISIVEMAETVASVGDEFDLDVAVEHFENPRDEDETHKMEIENDRYLGLIGEQSTSFEEGVRDVLGTLVDHGDTIRAHEDRFLPGVLEDWEAEESATPVPEED from the coding sequence ATGACAATCCTCCTCACCGGTGCGGACGGCTACCTCGGCTGGCCGACCGCGCTCCGAATCGCGGATCGAACCGACGACCGTGTCGTCCTCGTCGACAATCTCGCCCGACGGCGCTGGGTCGAAGAGATCGGTTCGCAGAGCGCGACCCCCGTCGCGTCGATGGACGAGCGCCTCGACGCAGCGCGCGAGGTCCACGGCCTCGACAACCTCTCGTTCGTCGAGGGCGACCTCGCCGACAGATCGTTCGTCGACGAACTCCTCGCGGTCCACGAGCCCGAAACCGTCGTCCACACGGCGGCCCAGCCCTCAGCGCCCTACTCACAGATCAACGGCGAGCGGGCCAACTACACGCAGCACAACAACATGCAGGCTACGCGGAACCTGCTGTGGGGCCTCGAGGAACACGACCTCACCGACACCCACTTCGTCGAGACGACGACCACGGGCGTCTACGGCGCGCCCGAGTTCCCGATCCCGGAGGGCGGCGCCACGATGGAGAACGGCGGCGAGCGCGACGAGGTTCCGTTCCCCGCGATGGCGGGCTCGTGGTACCACCTCACCAAGTCCCACGACGCGGCCAACATGCGCCTCGCGCACAAGCAGTTCGGGATCCCGATCTCGGACGTGCGAACCGCGATCACCTACGGCACGGAAACCCCCGAAACCGCGGCCGACCCCCGTCTCGCGACGCGCTTCGACTTCGACTACTACTTCGGCGTCGTCGCCCACCGCTTTGCCGCTCAGGCCGTCGCGGGTTACCCGATGACGGTTTACGGCAAGGGCGAGCAGCGCAAACCCTTCATCAGCCTCGAGGACGCCGTCGAGGGCCTCGCCCAACTCGCGCTGGCCGACCCCGACGACAGGCCGGACGACCTCACCGTCTACAATCAGGTCACCCGGGCGATCAGTATCGTCGAGATGGCAGAAACGGTCGCGTCCGTCGGCGACGAGTTCGACCTCGACGTCGCGGTCGAGCACTTCGAGAACCCGCGCGACGAGGACGAGACCCACAAGATGGAGATCGAGAACGACCGCTACCTCGGTCTCATCGGCGAGCAGTCGACCAGCTTCGAGGAGGGCGTCCGCGACGTTCTCGGGACCCTCGTCGACCACGGCGACACAATCCGGGCCCACGAGGATCGCTTCCTGCCGGGCGTCCTCGAGGACTGGGAGGCCGAAGAGAGCGCCACCCCCGTCCCTGAGGAGGACTGA
- a CDS encoding cupin domain-containing protein — protein MDHHESAELHEPVDGVELAQLSSGELMSVQYFRIAPGASVPMHSHRHEQAGYVFDGDLTFVLADESEVVVSAGDSYTFQGNESHAAENRGKDPVVGIDVFSPPRTDPPWADE, from the coding sequence ATGGACCATCACGAATCGGCCGAGCTGCACGAGCCGGTCGACGGGGTCGAGTTAGCGCAACTGTCGAGCGGGGAGTTGATGAGCGTGCAGTACTTCCGGATCGCGCCGGGGGCGAGCGTCCCGATGCACAGCCACCGACACGAACAGGCTGGCTACGTCTTCGACGGCGACCTGACGTTCGTTCTTGCGGACGAGTCGGAGGTCGTCGTCTCGGCGGGCGACTCCTACACGTTTCAGGGGAACGAATCGCACGCGGCCGAGAACCGGGGCAAGGATCCGGTCGTCGGGATCGACGTCTTCAGTCCGCCGCGAACCGATCCGCCCTGGGCGGACGAGTAG
- a CDS encoding NAD-dependent epimerase/dehydratase family protein, whose product MHVLVTGGCGYIGSVLVPQLQSDDRVSEVTVLDSLTSGSPRNLLDAAFDDGIRFVRGDVRNYGDVEQAMRDVDRVIHLAAITGAASTHDRREETFAVNRDGTENVYTAAEKFDVERVVFASSCNNYGRAKSTELDETVEQDPLNPYAETKVAGERLLETYLDRDAFTGTALRMSTNYGFAPGIRFNLVVNHFVFRALTDRPLTVYGDGSNWRPFIHVRDAARAYRQAALDPDAWGARVYNVGSEAGNYRIETIAELVREELGTDLEVTYMEDEDPGPSYHVNFDRLADTGFEPEWTLREGISDLADRFTEPMTRQHSIQQNGEMR is encoded by the coding sequence ATGCACGTCCTGGTGACCGGCGGCTGCGGTTACATCGGCAGCGTCCTCGTCCCGCAACTCCAGTCGGACGATCGCGTCTCCGAAGTTACGGTCCTCGATTCGCTGACTTCGGGCTCGCCGCGGAACCTGCTCGACGCCGCGTTCGACGACGGCATCCGCTTCGTCCGGGGTGACGTGCGCAACTACGGCGACGTCGAGCAGGCGATGCGCGACGTCGACCGCGTGATCCACCTCGCGGCGATCACCGGCGCGGCGAGCACGCACGACCGCCGCGAGGAGACGTTCGCCGTCAACCGCGACGGCACCGAGAACGTCTACACCGCCGCCGAGAAGTTCGACGTCGAGCGCGTCGTCTTCGCCTCCTCGTGTAACAACTACGGTCGAGCGAAGAGTACCGAATTGGACGAAACCGTCGAACAGGATCCGCTCAACCCGTACGCGGAGACCAAGGTCGCCGGCGAGCGCCTCCTCGAGACGTACCTCGATCGCGACGCGTTCACCGGCACCGCCCTCCGGATGAGCACGAACTACGGCTTCGCACCCGGGATCCGCTTCAACCTCGTCGTCAACCACTTCGTCTTCCGCGCGCTGACCGATCGGCCGCTGACGGTCTACGGCGACGGATCGAACTGGCGCCCCTTCATCCACGTCCGCGACGCCGCCCGAGCCTACCGGCAGGCGGCGCTCGACCCGGACGCGTGGGGCGCTCGCGTCTACAACGTCGGCAGCGAGGCCGGCAACTACCGGATCGAGACGATCGCCGAACTCGTTCGCGAGGAACTCGGCACGGACCTCGAGGTTACCTACATGGAGGACGAGGATCCCGGCCCCTCCTACCACGTGAACTTCGATCGGCTCGCCGACACCGGTTTCGAACCCGAGTGGACGCTTCGCGAGGGCATCAGCGACCTCGCCGACCGCTTTACCGAACCCATGACACGACAGCACTCCATCCAGCAAAACGGTGAGATGCGATGA
- a CDS encoding glycosyltransferase family 2 protein, with protein sequence MSESKPVQEMEQERQGQSLGQEDPVLGFLVGHNPIALENILEARERGFEVVLVSMCGESPVTRIAQRFGAKVLDVEGSPQQEGGLREILEGYANLRERGGLILHTDESARIDFDRSLEAYEPEETVTEAATLSEGPDIVVGIPAYNEAGTVGEVVSAAANYADEVIVVDDASSDTTASEALESGAAVVSHSENRGYGSALQTLFGEANERGANHLVILDGDGQHNPHDIPEFVRQQQESGAEILIGNRFLEGTKTDLPFYRRFGLTVVNTLTNLSMGILRRRSWIQDTQSGFRVYNRRAIESLSEDDSIGSKMSASTDILYHAHRHNYDVEEVPTTISYDVDDPSSHNPVAHGLTLVSNILRTIERERPILALGLPGTVCIIVGFTFGYLTISNYLTTDTFSVGFALVTALFALTGTFMTFSSIILHSLNAHLREFSDSSNQ encoded by the coding sequence ATGTCTGAGAGCAAACCGGTGCAGGAAATGGAGCAAGAAAGACAGGGCCAGTCCCTCGGTCAGGAAGACCCCGTTCTCGGGTTTCTCGTCGGCCACAACCCGATCGCTCTCGAAAATATCCTTGAGGCCCGAGAACGCGGTTTCGAGGTCGTACTCGTTTCAATGTGCGGTGAGAGCCCTGTTACGCGAATCGCCCAGCGATTCGGTGCGAAAGTCCTCGACGTTGAGGGGTCACCACAGCAAGAAGGCGGTTTACGAGAGATCCTCGAAGGGTATGCCAATCTGCGCGAGCGGGGCGGACTCATCCTGCATACTGACGAATCAGCACGCATAGACTTCGACCGCAGTCTCGAGGCATACGAACCAGAAGAAACGGTGACGGAGGCAGCGACACTGTCCGAAGGACCGGATATCGTCGTCGGGATTCCGGCGTACAACGAAGCGGGTACGGTCGGGGAAGTCGTATCCGCAGCGGCGAATTACGCGGACGAAGTTATCGTCGTCGACGACGCCAGCTCTGATACCACGGCAAGCGAGGCGTTAGAAAGTGGTGCGGCTGTCGTTTCTCACTCGGAGAATCGCGGATACGGTAGCGCGCTCCAGACGTTATTCGGTGAAGCCAACGAGCGAGGAGCGAATCACCTCGTCATTCTCGACGGCGACGGCCAGCACAATCCCCACGACATTCCTGAATTCGTCCGCCAACAGCAGGAAAGCGGGGCGGAGATTCTCATCGGGAATCGGTTTCTGGAGGGAACGAAAACAGACCTCCCGTTCTATCGGCGGTTCGGCCTGACGGTCGTAAACACGCTCACGAACCTGAGTATGGGGATCCTCCGGCGACGGTCGTGGATTCAAGATACGCAAAGCGGATTTCGTGTTTATAATCGACGAGCGATCGAATCGTTAAGCGAAGACGATTCCATTGGATCGAAAATGAGCGCAAGTACAGACATCCTGTATCATGCTCATCGACACAATTACGATGTCGAAGAGGTCCCCACCACGATCTCCTACGACGTGGACGACCCAAGTAGCCATAATCCAGTCGCTCACGGGTTGACGCTGGTCAGTAACATTCTGAGGACAATCGAACGTGAGCGGCCGATACTCGCCCTCGGCCTCCCCGGGACAGTGTGCATCATCGTTGGGTTCACATTCGGCTACCTGACGATCTCCAATTATCTGACCACGGACACGTTCTCTGTCGGGTTCGCGCTTGTCACAGCTCTTTTTGCCCTAACTGGGACCTTCATGACCTTCTCCTCAATCATCCTCCACTCGCTCAACGCACATCTTCGAGAATTCTCCGACAGTAGTAATCAATAA
- a CDS encoding HVO_A0556 family zinc finger protein, protein MQEATVGTKERPLLERLAGRTCEFCSSGSLAREQYNGNDAVVCRECGTPTMQLY, encoded by the coding sequence ATGCAAGAGGCTACGGTTGGTACGAAAGAACGCCCCCTCCTCGAGCGACTTGCTGGCCGGACGTGCGAATTTTGCAGTTCTGGAAGTCTCGCCCGGGAACAATACAACGGAAACGATGCGGTCGTCTGTCGGGAGTGTGGGACGCCGACGATGCAACTCTACTGA
- a CDS encoding NAD-dependent epimerase/dehydratase family protein yields MIDDTPTVAVTGAAGYIGSRVVSELQTYHPEWSISAFDNFYRGSVREIGDVTVDHVDIRDGDRLEGALDGADVVMHLAAISGVDDCDENRDLTYDVNVAATGDVAWWCREHGAALIFPASMAVLGDPETFPITTDQPRNPLNWYGRSKVLGEQLIETLADGAFPAHCYLKTNLYGEHEVGERTVSKGTVINFFVGRALDNETLTVYEPGTQSRNFIHVKDIARAYIHSAESLLEDLEAAETGVSKYALASDEDPSVMAMAELVQRIAGEELGTEPPIDLVENPRSGETMVEEFTVDTSRTRKELGWEPRETVEESVRRLLRNG; encoded by the coding sequence ATGATCGACGATACCCCTACCGTCGCCGTGACGGGCGCGGCGGGCTACATCGGCAGTCGCGTCGTCTCCGAACTGCAGACGTACCACCCCGAGTGGTCGATCAGCGCGTTCGACAACTTCTACCGCGGCAGCGTCCGCGAGATCGGCGACGTGACCGTCGACCACGTCGATATCCGCGACGGTGACCGCCTGGAAGGCGCCCTCGACGGTGCTGACGTCGTCATGCACCTCGCCGCCATCTCCGGCGTCGACGACTGCGACGAGAACCGAGACCTCACCTACGACGTCAACGTCGCCGCGACCGGCGACGTCGCGTGGTGGTGTCGCGAGCACGGCGCCGCGCTCATCTTCCCGGCGAGCATGGCCGTCCTCGGCGACCCCGAGACGTTCCCGATCACGACGGATCAGCCCCGGAACCCGCTCAACTGGTACGGTCGGTCGAAGGTCCTCGGAGAGCAGCTGATCGAGACGCTCGCCGACGGCGCCTTCCCCGCCCACTGCTATCTCAAGACGAACCTCTACGGCGAACACGAGGTCGGCGAACGGACCGTCTCGAAGGGGACCGTGATCAACTTCTTCGTCGGTCGCGCCCTCGACAACGAGACGCTGACCGTCTACGAACCCGGCACCCAGTCGCGCAACTTCATCCACGTCAAGGATATCGCCAGGGCGTACATCCACAGCGCCGAGTCACTTCTCGAGGACCTCGAAGCGGCCGAAACGGGCGTCTCGAAGTACGCCCTCGCCTCCGACGAGGATCCCAGCGTCATGGCGATGGCCGAGCTGGTCCAGCGGATCGCAGGCGAGGAACTCGGCACGGAACCGCCGATCGACCTCGTCGAGAACCCGCGCTCGGGAGAGACGATGGTCGAGGAGTTTACCGTCGACACCTCGCGCACGCGGAAGGAACTCGGCTGGGAACCCCGCGAGACCGTCGAAGAGAGCGTTCGCCGGCTGTTGCGAAACGGATAG
- a CDS encoding sugar phosphate nucleotidyltransferase: MHDTSAVVLAAGEGRRLRPLTRNRPKPMLPGATTPILEHLLDELIVAGVTDVTLVVGHARNRVQSHFGPTYRNVPLSYVTQETQLGTGHALLQAASAIDGPTLCVYGDQLVGRELIAAVRDGHDGAAATLGLLDHGDVSEYGGVRLEDGRVSEIVERPRAGRSYLLNAGVYVLDERVLDATRRIESSPGERSLVDAISRLLESNEPVTGVRSSGLWVDATYPWDLLTVADALFERGLVDGSAPAGDGPGGKSVDEARTDTASGVASERTGTDDRAAPVVHESAVLREPVAFGPDCEIGPGAVVGPSVAAGANATIESNAVVTDSVLDRDVRVGAGATLVECVAGPGVEIGTGSTVAGGPSDVRVGEEVATDVRLGAVLADRVRDGGGVTYAPGTVVGANAQIGPGTAVSGVVEAETEVRS, from the coding sequence ATGCACGACACGTCGGCGGTCGTCCTCGCGGCTGGCGAAGGGCGACGGCTGAGGCCGCTAACTCGCAATCGGCCGAAGCCGATGCTCCCCGGGGCGACGACGCCGATCCTCGAACACCTCCTCGACGAGCTCATCGTCGCGGGCGTGACCGACGTCACGCTCGTGGTCGGCCACGCGCGGAATCGCGTCCAGTCGCACTTCGGGCCGACTTACCGCAACGTCCCGCTCTCCTACGTCACCCAGGAGACCCAGCTCGGTACGGGTCACGCCCTGTTGCAGGCCGCGTCGGCGATCGACGGGCCGACGCTCTGCGTCTACGGCGACCAGCTCGTCGGTCGGGAACTGATCGCGGCCGTACGCGACGGACACGACGGAGCCGCCGCCACGCTCGGCCTGCTCGACCACGGCGACGTCAGTGAGTACGGCGGCGTCCGCCTGGAAGACGGTCGGGTGAGCGAGATCGTCGAACGGCCACGCGCGGGGCGGTCCTACCTCCTCAACGCGGGCGTCTACGTCCTCGACGAGCGGGTCCTCGACGCGACCCGCCGGATCGAATCCTCGCCCGGCGAACGATCGCTCGTCGACGCCATTTCCCGCCTCCTCGAGTCGAACGAACCCGTGACGGGCGTTCGATCGTCGGGCCTGTGGGTCGACGCGACCTACCCGTGGGATCTACTCACGGTGGCTGACGCGCTCTTCGAGCGCGGCCTCGTCGACGGGAGCGCTCCCGCGGGCGACGGACCGGGCGGCAAGAGCGTCGACGAAGCGCGGACCGACACCGCGTCCGGCGTGGCGAGCGAGCGCACCGGCACCGACGACCGGGCCGCACCCGTCGTCCACGAGTCGGCCGTCCTCCGCGAGCCGGTGGCGTTCGGGCCGGACTGCGAGATCGGCCCCGGCGCCGTCGTCGGGCCGTCGGTCGCCGCAGGAGCCAACGCGACGATCGAGTCGAACGCCGTCGTGACCGACAGCGTCCTCGATCGCGACGTCCGCGTCGGCGCTGGAGCGACGCTCGTCGAGTGCGTCGCGGGCCCCGGCGTCGAGATCGGCACCGGTTCGACGGTGGCCGGCGGGCCGAGCGACGTCCGCGTCGGCGAGGAAGTAGCGACCGATGTCCGACTCGGGGCCGTCCTGGCCGACCGGGTGCGCGACGGCGGCGGTGTCACCTACGCGCCGGGGACGGTCGTCGGTGCCAACGCGCAGATCGGGCCGGGGACGGCCGTTTCGGGGGTCGTCGAGGCGGAGACGGAGGTGCGATCCTGA
- a CDS encoding NAD-dependent epimerase/dehydratase family protein — protein sequence MQGSLQNATALVTGAAGFVGCHLVEELVETNTVIAFDHFRSNDRDRVPDEAIVFEGDVRDEAALREAMTGVDVVFHLAATSGDEATRSNPRASHATTVGSTLTVLELARELDVRVVVATSAALYGDGQSDPVSESGPTAPVTLYGEQELLRDHYTRLWCERYDVETVALRYFNIFGPDATDDSLCGLLGAFLEQLDDDGAITVYGDGSQTRDFVHVSDVVRATMRAATTTHVGEAFNVGSGEAASVGTLARLVRDRVDPGAEIVYESDREVAVQESQADITNAQERLGYEPTMALEECLSRMAVHSEVA from the coding sequence ATGCAGGGGTCACTTCAAAATGCGACGGCGCTCGTCACCGGCGCCGCGGGGTTCGTCGGGTGTCACCTCGTCGAGGAGCTCGTCGAGACGAACACCGTGATCGCGTTCGATCACTTCCGGTCGAACGACCGCGATCGAGTTCCCGACGAGGCGATCGTGTTCGAGGGCGACGTCCGGGACGAGGCTGCGCTACGGGAGGCGATGACAGGTGTCGACGTCGTCTTTCACCTCGCGGCCACCAGCGGCGACGAGGCAACGCGGTCGAACCCGCGAGCGTCGCACGCGACGACCGTCGGTTCCACGCTCACTGTGCTCGAACTGGCCCGGGAGCTCGACGTTCGAGTCGTGGTTGCGACGAGCGCGGCCCTCTACGGCGATGGGCAATCGGATCCGGTTTCCGAGTCCGGTCCGACGGCGCCAGTGACCCTGTACGGGGAGCAGGAACTCCTGCGCGACCACTACACGCGACTGTGGTGCGAGCGGTACGACGTCGAAACCGTCGCGCTCCGGTACTTCAACATCTTCGGCCCCGACGCAACGGACGACTCGCTGTGTGGACTGCTCGGTGCGTTTCTGGAGCAGCTAGATGACGACGGCGCAATCACGGTTTACGGCGACGGTTCGCAGACCCGCGACTTCGTACACGTCTCGGACGTGGTTCGCGCGACGATGCGAGCGGCGACGACGACGCACGTCGGCGAGGCGTTCAACGTCGGCAGCGGGGAGGCCGCTTCTGTGGGGACACTGGCCCGACTGGTTCGGGATCGAGTTGATCCGGGCGCCGAGATCGTCTACGAATCGGATCGTGAGGTAGCCGTTCAGGAAAGCCAGGCCGACATCACGAACGCTCAGGAGCGGTTGGGATACGAACCCACGATGGCACTAGAAGAGTGTCTGTCTCGGATGGCGGTCCACTCGGAAGTTGCGTGA